From Paenibacillus graminis, a single genomic window includes:
- a CDS encoding DNA alkylation repair protein, protein MNLEMVMQELEALGKERTKKIYQSNGAHEPLFGVATGQMKPIAKKIKINQPLAEQLYATGNYDAMYFAGIIADPQSMTEADFERWIDGAYFYMLSDYVVAVTLAEADIAQEVADKWIASGEELRMSAGWSCYCWLLGNRPDDEFSETKLAHMLEIVKNTIHDSPERTKYAMNNFIYTVGVSYVPLHEAAVETAKTVGPVEVQKDKKKSSFLLASERIQKAASKGELGFKRKHVRC, encoded by the coding sequence ATGAACTTGGAAATGGTTATGCAGGAGCTTGAAGCGCTAGGCAAGGAACGGACCAAAAAAATCTATCAATCCAATGGCGCACATGAGCCGCTTTTTGGTGTAGCTACCGGTCAAATGAAGCCGATTGCCAAAAAAATAAAAATAAACCAGCCTTTGGCTGAGCAGCTCTACGCTACAGGAAACTACGATGCCATGTATTTTGCCGGAATTATTGCTGATCCGCAATCGATGACTGAAGCGGATTTTGAGCGTTGGATAGATGGGGCGTATTTTTATATGCTGTCCGATTATGTGGTTGCGGTAACCCTGGCAGAAGCGGATATTGCGCAAGAAGTAGCGGATAAATGGATCGCAAGCGGCGAAGAACTGAGAATGTCTGCGGGCTGGAGCTGTTACTGCTGGCTTTTGGGGAACCGTCCGGACGATGAATTTTCCGAAACTAAGCTTGCCCATATGCTTGAGATTGTGAAGAATACGATTCATGATTCTCCCGAGCGGACGAAGTACGCTATGAATAATTTTATCTACACCGTTGGGGTATCCTATGTGCCGCTTCATGAGGCAGCGGTCGAAACCGCAAAGACAGTAGGTCCTGTTGAAGTTCAAAAAGACAAGAAAAAAAGCAGCTTTCTGCTCGCTTCGGAACGTATTCAAAAGGCGGCAAGTAAAGGGGAGCTGGGGTTCAAACGCAAACATGTAAGATGTTGA
- a CDS encoding putative holin-like toxin, whose amino-acid sequence MKPVEVYQALTLMISFATLVVLILSFHKKK is encoded by the coding sequence GTGAAGCCTGTGGAGGTATACCAAGCATTGACGCTGATGATTTCATTCGCGACTCTGGTTGTGCTGATTCTTTCTTTCCACAAAAAGAAATAG
- a CDS encoding ABC transporter ATP-binding protein, which produces MFELKWLWQNLEGNRARYILALCLSVVGSSLTIVNPYLSQRIVDTFIAGDNAVQNLTDKRGLLIALCLGMIGFSLLRTGLAYFTTMQYERSSQNMLYRIRIYLYNKIQGQDREYYDHNRTGDLMTKMTGDLDMVRHSMAWIFKTIIESFTIFAAAVIYFFSIDTGLTLWMLTLSPLIFVVAYIFAKHVRPMYVDLRERLSQLNTTTQENISGNRVVKAFAREAYEIEKFTEKNVNYSTANKKAALVWLDYFPYLETFAQAFNVILMLAGGLYLMEGRITFGEFAAFSSLVWAVSNPMRNIGIIINDIQRFFASLTKIVEIYYARPAIVNEHQATTKRRYEGRLTFEHVTFKYDSATVLDDVSFTVEPGETIAIMGSTGAGKTTLINLIPRFYDVSGGRVLVDGIDVRELELDELRGNIGMATQDVLLFSDTIDGNIAYGDPELPEEEVVAYAGLAAAHDFIVKMPEGYDTVVGERGVGLSGGQKQRIALARALAVHRSILILDDTTSAVDLETEEHIQNSLRGLDYPCTKLIIAQRVSTTAEADRILILDNGRLIEEGTHAELLAKRGYYYDVFMLQNEGIGRQVMAHGQK; this is translated from the coding sequence ATGTTTGAACTAAAATGGCTGTGGCAGAATCTGGAGGGAAACCGGGCGCGGTACATTCTGGCGCTATGCCTATCGGTGGTTGGCTCCTCTCTGACGATTGTGAATCCGTACCTCAGCCAGCGTATTGTGGATACGTTTATTGCCGGAGACAATGCCGTGCAGAATCTGACGGACAAACGGGGGCTGCTCATCGCACTCTGTCTGGGAATGATCGGCTTTTCGCTGCTGCGCACAGGTCTGGCCTATTTTACGACCATGCAGTATGAGCGGTCTTCCCAGAACATGCTGTACCGTATCCGTATTTATCTGTACAACAAGATTCAAGGGCAGGACAGGGAATATTACGATCATAACCGCACCGGCGACCTCATGACCAAGATGACAGGGGATCTGGACATGGTCCGCCACTCAATGGCGTGGATTTTCAAAACGATCATTGAATCATTTACGATTTTTGCGGCGGCCGTGATCTATTTCTTCAGTATCGATACCGGCCTGACGTTATGGATGCTTACCCTGTCCCCGCTTATTTTTGTCGTGGCCTACATATTTGCCAAGCATGTCCGCCCCATGTATGTGGATCTCCGCGAGCGGCTGTCCCAGCTCAATACAACCACACAGGAGAACATTTCCGGCAACCGGGTGGTCAAGGCTTTTGCCCGCGAAGCGTACGAAATCGAGAAATTCACGGAAAAGAACGTCAACTACTCGACAGCGAATAAAAAAGCCGCACTTGTGTGGCTTGATTACTTTCCTTATCTCGAAACCTTCGCTCAGGCCTTCAACGTTATTCTGATGCTGGCGGGCGGGCTGTACCTGATGGAAGGCCGGATCACCTTTGGTGAATTCGCAGCCTTTTCTTCGCTCGTCTGGGCTGTATCGAACCCGATGCGCAACATCGGCATCATTATCAACGACATTCAGCGTTTTTTTGCCAGCTTGACTAAGATCGTCGAAATCTATTACGCCCGGCCGGCTATTGTCAATGAGCATCAGGCCACGACCAAGCGGCGTTACGAGGGCCGGCTCACGTTCGAGCATGTCACCTTCAAATATGACAGCGCTACAGTACTCGACGATGTCAGCTTTACGGTGGAACCCGGCGAAACGATTGCCATTATGGGCTCAACCGGAGCAGGGAAAACAACACTGATTAATCTGATTCCGCGCTTCTATGATGTATCCGGCGGACGTGTGCTGGTAGACGGGATTGATGTCCGCGAGCTGGAGCTTGACGAGCTGCGCGGCAACATCGGGATGGCCACCCAGGATGTTCTCCTGTTCTCCGACACTATCGACGGAAACATCGCCTATGGCGACCCTGAGCTACCGGAAGAAGAGGTTGTGGCCTATGCCGGGCTTGCAGCCGCCCACGATTTCATAGTCAAAATGCCTGAAGGCTATGACACGGTGGTCGGAGAACGCGGGGTCGGCCTGTCAGGCGGCCAGAAGCAGCGTATCGCGCTCGCACGCGCCCTGGCGGTCCACCGTTCCATCCTGATTCTGGATGATACTACCTCTGCCGTCGATTTGGAGACTGAGGAGCACATTCAGAACAGTCTGCGCGGGCTGGATTATCCCTGCACGAAGCTGATTATTGCGCAGCGGGTATCCACTACGGCAGAGGCTGACCGCATCCTGATTCTGGATAACGGACGGCTGATCGAAGAAGGCACCCATGCCGAGCTGCTGGCTAAGCGGGGTTATTATTACGATGTGTTTATGCTGCAGAACGAGGGTATTGGAAGGCAGGTGATGGCTCATGGCCAGAAATAA
- a CDS encoding ClbS/DfsB family four-helix bundle protein, producing MASYEYSSKKDLLEAIHSKYVLLDAEFEDVDTSQKDVRLPGVDKTPAEIIAYQLGWLQLVMGWDKDEREGREVQMPAPGYKWNQLGGLYQSFYDQYAALSLLELRDLFRLKEQQWLDWVGALTEEELFIQGIRKWTGSKENWPMARWIHINSAAPFSSFRAKIRKWKKNLHLVPLDPPSGP from the coding sequence ATGGCGAGCTATGAATATTCGTCCAAGAAGGATTTATTGGAGGCCATCCACAGCAAGTATGTGCTGCTGGATGCGGAATTTGAAGACGTCGATACGAGTCAAAAAGATGTGAGGCTCCCCGGGGTGGACAAAACGCCCGCCGAGATTATCGCCTACCAGCTGGGCTGGCTTCAGCTTGTGATGGGTTGGGACAAGGATGAGCGGGAAGGCCGGGAGGTACAAATGCCAGCGCCCGGTTACAAGTGGAACCAGCTCGGCGGATTGTATCAATCCTTTTATGACCAATATGCAGCGTTATCCCTCCTCGAGCTGCGGGATTTATTCCGGCTCAAGGAACAGCAGTGGCTGGATTGGGTGGGCGCGCTGACGGAAGAAGAGCTGTTCATTCAGGGAATCCGCAAATGGACAGGCAGCAAGGAGAACTGGCCGATGGCCCGGTGGATTCATATCAATTCGGCGGCCCCGTTCTCAAGCTTCCGGGCCAAAATCAGAAAGTGGAAGAAAAACCTTCATCTTGTGCCACTGGACCCGCCGTCAGGTCCTTGA
- a CDS encoding TetR/AcrR family transcriptional regulator, with product MREKPYHHGNLRKQLIETGISLINDEGIKSFSLRRVASQCNVSHTAPYSHFKNVDELIAAMGEHVTEQFMERLRISIMGKEDSSEAISLLGQAYIDFFIENPQYFQFLFYHSGITIDLDNYNSDNYPPFALFRTTAYHMFRSTGLPEASYSHQLLALWSMVHGIASLLTNNGVRYSGNWRDSFSIITVLDKEDDK from the coding sequence ATGAGAGAAAAACCCTATCACCACGGCAATTTACGCAAGCAGCTCATCGAAACTGGCATTAGCCTGATTAACGATGAAGGTATAAAAAGCTTTTCCCTGCGCAGGGTCGCTTCACAGTGTAATGTCAGCCACACTGCCCCCTACAGCCATTTCAAGAATGTCGATGAACTGATTGCCGCCATGGGCGAGCATGTCACAGAGCAATTTATGGAGAGATTGCGCATATCCATTATGGGAAAGGAGGACAGCAGCGAGGCTATTTCTTTGCTGGGGCAGGCATACATAGACTTCTTCATAGAGAATCCACAGTACTTTCAATTCCTCTTCTATCACTCAGGCATAACCATTGATCTGGATAACTACAATTCCGATAATTACCCGCCATTCGCTTTGTTCCGGACAACGGCATATCACATGTTCCGCAGCACCGGTCTGCCGGAAGCCTCTTATTCGCATCAATTGCTTGCGCTGTGGTCCATGGTGCATGGCATCGCCTCGCTGCTCACCAATAACGGTGTCCGGTATTCCGGCAACTGGCGCGATTCTTTCTCGATCATAACGGTACTCGATAAGGAGGATGACAAATGA
- a CDS encoding ABC transporter ATP-binding protein, with product MARNKFDVDENLESPFDIRHFRRAMIYIKRKKKPMIIAFILSALSAAIALSAPLIIQHVVDVTIPSKEKLALLGWSLLMLLTIVVSVILATIRSRIMTSVGQDIIFDIRTDLFAHLQQLPFKYYDDRPQGKILIRVVNYVNSVSDVLSNGIINFILEIVNLIFIAAFMFAVDVRLSFVILAGLPVFFGIMLLIKTRQRRAWQAVSNKSSNLNAYMQESITGIGVTQIFSREQQNAGIFTRLAGNFRKEWMRAVSYNMLIPFSVDNLSTIVTALIFLVGLLTLDPVDATLGVILAMSSYAARFWQPILNLSNLYNSFINAVAYLERIFETLDEPVTVSDIPGARELPSVQGRVTFDNVTFAYDPGLNILENISFDVKPGESIALVGPTGAGKTTVVNLISRFYDLTRGRILIDGQDISEITLKSLRSQMGIMLQDSFIFSGTILDNIRYGKLDATEEEVIAAAKAVCADDFIREFDQGYLTEVNERGSKLSQGQRQLISFARTLLADPRILILDEATSSIDAKTERLLQKGLNELLKGRTSFIIAHRLSTVKNCDRIMYVSNKGIAESGSHEELIARQGLYHRLYTAQKMEA from the coding sequence ATGGCCAGAAATAAATTCGACGTCGACGAGAATCTGGAATCGCCTTTTGACATCAGGCATTTCCGCCGGGCAATGATCTATATCAAGCGGAAAAAGAAACCGATGATTATCGCGTTTATCCTAAGCGCTCTTTCGGCAGCCATCGCCTTGTCGGCGCCGCTAATCATACAGCATGTCGTTGACGTTACCATTCCCTCCAAGGAGAAGCTGGCCTTGCTTGGCTGGTCGCTGCTGATGCTGCTGACCATTGTGGTCAGCGTCATTCTCGCTACCATCCGCTCGCGCATCATGACAAGCGTCGGACAGGATATTATTTTTGACATCCGTACAGATTTGTTTGCGCATTTGCAGCAGCTTCCCTTTAAATACTACGACGACCGTCCGCAGGGCAAGATTCTGATCCGGGTCGTAAACTATGTCAACTCCGTTTCGGATGTGTTATCGAACGGGATCATCAACTTTATTCTGGAAATTGTCAATTTAATCTTTATCGCCGCATTTATGTTCGCTGTGGATGTAAGGCTGTCCTTCGTCATTCTTGCCGGACTGCCTGTTTTCTTCGGCATCATGCTGCTGATCAAAACCCGGCAGCGGCGCGCATGGCAGGCCGTGTCCAATAAAAGCTCCAATCTGAACGCCTACATGCAGGAGAGCATCACCGGTATTGGTGTGACCCAAATTTTTTCCCGCGAGCAGCAGAATGCAGGGATTTTCACACGCCTGGCCGGCAACTTCCGCAAGGAATGGATGCGGGCGGTGTCTTATAACATGCTGATTCCTTTTTCGGTAGACAACCTTTCCACCATCGTTACGGCTCTGATTTTCCTTGTGGGACTGCTGACTCTGGACCCCGTGGATGCAACCCTTGGTGTCATTCTGGCCATGAGCAGCTACGCCGCCCGCTTCTGGCAGCCGATTCTGAATCTGTCGAACCTGTATAACAGCTTCATCAATGCTGTAGCCTACCTGGAGCGCATCTTTGAAACGCTGGATGAACCGGTTACTGTCAGTGATATTCCGGGTGCGCGGGAGCTTCCGTCCGTTCAAGGCCGGGTTACTTTTGACAATGTAACCTTCGCCTATGATCCGGGGCTCAACATCCTGGAGAATATCTCCTTCGATGTTAAGCCCGGGGAGAGCATTGCCCTGGTAGGACCGACAGGCGCAGGCAAAACAACCGTCGTCAATCTGATCTCGCGCTTCTATGACCTGACCAGGGGCAGAATTCTAATTGACGGCCAGGATATCTCGGAGATTACGCTGAAGTCCCTGCGCAGCCAAATGGGGATTATGCTTCAGGACAGCTTCATTTTCTCCGGTACCATTCTGGACAATATCCGCTACGGGAAGCTCGATGCTACAGAGGAAGAGGTCATTGCCGCCGCCAAGGCAGTCTGTGCCGACGATTTCATCCGTGAATTTGATCAGGGTTACCTGACCGAGGTCAATGAGCGCGGCTCCAAGCTGTCACAGGGACAGCGGCAGCTCATTTCTTTTGCCAGAACCCTTCTGGCCGACCCGCGGATTCTCATCCTGGACGAAGCCACTTCGTCCATTGATGCGAAGACAGAACGTCTGCTGCAGAAAGGCTTAAACGAACTGCTCAAGGGGCGTACTTCCTTCATCATCGCGCACCGGCTCTCCACCGTTAAGAACTGCGACCGCATCATGTATGTCTCGAACAAAGGCATTGCCGAAAGCGGCTCGCATGAGGAGCTGATTGCACGCCAGGGCCTTTACCACAGGCTCTATACAGCGCAGAAGATGGAAGCTTGA
- a CDS encoding flavoprotein — translation MKMIIHDLDQQEYAAWVEAPQEDVTVISDNGTIRHCTGCFGCWIRTPGVCVLKDGYHNMGELLSKCDELTVISKCVYGSYSPFILNVLNRSISYVLPYFVTKNGETHHRKRYDHQFVLSVHFYGEDLTEAEMETARTLVAANSMNLYSIGNTVYFHNSLQAVKEVLA, via the coding sequence ATGAAAATGATCATTCACGACTTGGATCAGCAGGAATATGCAGCATGGGTGGAGGCTCCCCAGGAGGACGTAACGGTCATATCCGATAATGGCACTATCCGCCATTGTACGGGCTGCTTCGGATGCTGGATCAGGACACCCGGAGTGTGTGTTCTCAAAGACGGCTATCACAATATGGGTGAACTTCTCTCGAAATGCGACGAACTGACGGTTATCAGCAAATGTGTATACGGAAGCTACAGCCCCTTCATCCTCAATGTATTAAACCGGAGCATCTCCTACGTTCTTCCTTATTTTGTTACCAAGAATGGAGAAACCCATCATCGGAAACGTTATGATCATCAATTCGTCCTGTCCGTACATTTTTATGGAGAAGACCTTACGGAAGCGGAGATGGAAACGGCCAGAACGCTGGTCGCGGCGAACAGTATGAATTTGTATTCGATAGGGAATACGGTGTATTTCCATAACAGCCTGCAAGCGGTCAAGGAGGTATTGGCATGA
- a CDS encoding GNAT family N-acetyltransferase: protein MDISIREMTAEDLGCWTDMDDSFIVDSALVLSYIENQFTYTVKDIPSYEKSYSEEPTEQADDIDDSEYINNPDQVVYLAFAEQQAVGRIVLKKNWNRYALIDMIQVDKQFRRHGIGRQLMEQARRWALERGLPGVMLETQSINVRACKFYERCGFVIGGFDQYVYKGIPAVSGEVAVYWYLHFE, encoded by the coding sequence CTGGATATCTCCATCCGGGAAATGACGGCTGAGGATCTGGGCTGCTGGACGGACATGGATGATTCCTTTATCGTAGATTCGGCTCTTGTTCTCTCCTATATAGAGAATCAGTTCACATATACCGTAAAAGACATCCCAAGCTATGAGAAAAGTTACTCAGAAGAACCCACCGAGCAGGCGGATGACATAGACGATTCTGAGTACATCAATAACCCTGATCAAGTGGTTTATTTGGCTTTTGCGGAACAACAGGCGGTGGGGCGAATCGTATTGAAAAAGAATTGGAACCGTTATGCCCTTATCGACATGATTCAGGTAGACAAGCAATTCAGAAGGCATGGGATCGGCCGGCAATTGATGGAACAGGCCAGGCGCTGGGCGCTGGAGCGGGGATTACCAGGAGTGATGCTGGAAACGCAGAGTATTAATGTGAGGGCATGCAAGTTCTATGAACGCTGCGGATTTGTAATAGGCGGGTTTGATCAATATGTGTATAAAGGAATCCCTGCCGTCAGTGGAGAGGTTGCGGTGTACTGGTATCTGCATTTTGAATAA
- a CDS encoding NAD(P)H-dependent oxidoreductase: MKIALINGSPKLKKSNSAIMLGILEPLIRTGHEITTYHLNKKPLTPEQYSELCRMDVLVIAFPLYVDGIPSHLFRMLVALEEYMKAEREQDIYIYAIVNNGFFEGQQNHLALEIIQHWCSRCGLHFGQGLGQGAGEMMGFLEKVPVGRGPLKNLGHALQGLAGNIHSRSVDEPLLLSPNFPRFAWKFTATHSFWNATAKKNGLKKKDLLRRL, from the coding sequence ATGAAGATCGCCCTGATCAACGGAAGCCCGAAGCTGAAAAAAAGCAACTCAGCCATAATGCTTGGCATACTCGAGCCGCTTATCCGCACCGGGCATGAGATCACCACCTATCACCTGAACAAAAAACCGCTTACCCCGGAGCAATACAGCGAACTGTGCCGCATGGATGTACTGGTTATCGCCTTCCCGCTGTATGTAGACGGGATACCGTCACATTTGTTCAGGATGCTGGTTGCCCTAGAGGAATACATGAAAGCAGAGCGTGAGCAGGACATTTACATATACGCCATCGTCAACAACGGTTTTTTCGAGGGGCAGCAAAATCACCTTGCGCTTGAAATCATTCAACACTGGTGCAGCCGCTGTGGCCTACATTTCGGGCAGGGACTCGGCCAGGGGGCCGGTGAAATGATGGGCTTTCTGGAGAAGGTTCCCGTTGGCCGGGGTCCGCTTAAGAATCTGGGCCATGCCCTGCAAGGCCTCGCAGGCAATATACATTCGCGTAGCGTGGATGAACCCTTGCTGCTGAGCCCCAATTTCCCGCGCTTCGCCTGGAAGTTCACAGCCACCCATTCCTTCTGGAACGCGACCGCCAAGAAAAACGGGCTGAAGAAAAAGGATCTATTGAGAAGGCTGTAG
- a CDS encoding DUF4003 family protein has product MKESYTARLELFAENAQRVKKDFAWKNAQVNRLAALLYTAGNKIADCDAIRSSHELIKEHTGGFSSFRGTSAIGLAALLSLSANHEKQLVDTLAVYELLKDAKFRGSDYLVIAAYQIAVNTASDQYLQTVERAKAFYDGMKARHPFLTGRDDYIFAALLGLSGIPVESGLLRMEELYAALKPEFLSGNSVQALTQVLVVGDNASETASRVLALRDAFRARVLRMDKEYTLSSLGVLSLLPCVQEDIVNDVSETYEFLRTQKGFGNWSVTKQELLLLSAALVAFNYVDETKSGVVTTTLSTSITNIVIAQQAAIAAAAAASAAAASSSG; this is encoded by the coding sequence ATGAAAGAGTCCTACACAGCCAGACTGGAATTGTTTGCTGAAAATGCACAGAGGGTCAAAAAAGATTTTGCCTGGAAAAATGCGCAGGTCAACCGCCTGGCGGCATTGCTGTATACTGCCGGGAACAAAATAGCCGATTGCGATGCAATCCGCTCCAGCCATGAGCTGATTAAGGAGCATACCGGAGGTTTTTCTTCCTTTCGGGGCACTTCCGCAATTGGCCTTGCTGCCCTGCTCTCCCTGTCTGCTAATCACGAGAAGCAGCTGGTGGACACATTGGCTGTCTATGAGCTGCTTAAGGACGCCAAGTTCAGAGGATCAGATTATCTTGTAATTGCCGCCTATCAGATTGCTGTGAATACAGCATCGGATCAATACCTGCAGACAGTAGAACGGGCAAAAGCATTCTATGACGGCATGAAAGCCAGACATCCTTTCCTTACAGGACGGGACGACTATATCTTTGCTGCCCTGCTCGGCCTTTCCGGTATTCCTGTTGAGAGCGGACTTCTGCGCATGGAGGAGCTTTATGCTGCACTCAAACCTGAGTTTCTGTCCGGAAACAGCGTGCAGGCGCTGACACAGGTGCTGGTGGTTGGGGACAATGCTTCAGAAACAGCGTCCCGCGTGCTTGCCCTTCGGGATGCCTTCCGGGCAAGAGTCCTACGGATGGATAAAGAATATACCTTATCCTCGCTCGGCGTGCTGTCGCTGCTGCCCTGCGTTCAAGAAGACATCGTGAATGATGTGTCAGAAACTTATGAATTTTTGCGTACTCAAAAAGGCTTCGGCAATTGGTCCGTTACGAAGCAGGAGCTGCTGCTGCTGTCGGCTGCCCTGGTGGCCTTCAACTATGTAGATGAAACCAAAAGCGGTGTAGTCACCACGACGCTCTCGACCAGTATTACTAACATTGTAATCGCACAGCAGGCCGCCATTGCCGCTGCTGCTGCGGCATCGGCTGCAGCGGCTTCTTCCTCTGGCTGA
- a CDS encoding glycosyltransferase family 39 protein encodes MVKGIQRTLYVILAFFIGLFIASSFFLRAEYNYFAYGDTPVLEKQNLLLFIVLIAAVLALSAVLYRMCLKLDKYSPRIVIPATLLLSSAIQIVIIFLFTRLPTDDSQTVLSLARDMLYRNDYSSFDTSGYLHMFPFQFSIVLYLKTLLYLFPDNYLVIKSFNILFSLITTLMIYLLYKELNTTSKRQDYGVLVFAATYLPSLFMSNLIYNDVIATAFLTSALYFAVRFIRTTSFKDIVFAAILLAAGNYFRSIGVIFLITVLLTLLFHMRTLGLQKFIISVLLTALLFNVPGWTQNAVLQGTHAVEESVNQNSAPVYMWLNMGVNLETFGFWDNRESYSIYQQDAGYNKAESTRLFKASIADKLSGATVGELVNMYYKKLIWTWTEGTYQMERYGIGNDSSSGSGGRMGFVLDRYVYPTFASDWFKGDSNARSGLLWMLYVLNILMYACILVRLIGGIKAKRYAETPLILVILGFIGFYLLWEIKSRYIYPVYPLLIVFSYMGFKDVYDYTLGKRGA; translated from the coding sequence ATGGTAAAGGGAATCCAACGAACACTGTATGTGATATTGGCTTTTTTCATCGGGCTTTTTATTGCTTCGTCTTTTTTTCTCCGGGCGGAGTATAACTATTTCGCTTACGGCGACACACCGGTTCTGGAAAAGCAAAACCTGCTTCTTTTTATTGTGCTGATCGCCGCCGTCCTCGCCTTAAGCGCCGTTCTGTACAGAATGTGCCTGAAGCTGGATAAGTACAGCCCCAGGATTGTTATTCCGGCTACGCTGCTTTTGTCTTCGGCTATCCAGATCGTAATCATCTTCCTGTTCACCCGCTTGCCGACGGATGATTCACAGACGGTGCTGTCGCTGGCCAGGGATATGCTGTACCGGAACGATTACTCCTCCTTTGACACCAGTGGTTATCTTCACATGTTCCCGTTCCAATTCTCAATCGTCCTGTACTTGAAGACGCTGCTGTACCTGTTCCCGGATAATTATCTGGTGATCAAAAGCTTCAATATCCTGTTTTCGCTCATCACTACACTGATGATCTACTTGCTGTACAAAGAGCTCAACACTACATCCAAGCGGCAGGACTATGGGGTCCTGGTCTTTGCTGCCACTTACCTTCCTTCGTTGTTCATGAGTAATCTCATCTATAATGATGTGATTGCTACCGCTTTTCTGACCAGTGCATTATATTTTGCGGTAAGATTTATCAGAACTACTTCATTTAAAGATATCGTGTTTGCAGCCATTCTGCTGGCGGCCGGGAATTATTTCCGCAGCATCGGCGTTATTTTTCTGATAACGGTTCTGCTTACCCTTCTATTTCATATGCGGACTCTCGGACTCCAAAAATTCATCATCTCAGTGCTCCTAACGGCTCTGCTGTTCAATGTTCCGGGCTGGACGCAAAATGCTGTGCTGCAGGGAACGCATGCCGTGGAGGAGTCCGTCAACCAAAATTCAGCACCTGTCTACATGTGGCTCAACATGGGGGTCAACCTGGAGACGTTCGGGTTCTGGGACAACCGGGAGAGCTACAGCATCTATCAGCAGGATGCGGGCTATAACAAGGCGGAGAGCACCAGGCTGTTCAAGGCGTCGATTGCCGATAAGCTCTCCGGGGCCACCGTAGGCGAATTAGTGAATATGTATTATAAAAAGCTCATATGGACCTGGACGGAAGGCACGTACCAGATGGAGAGATATGGTATAGGAAATGACAGTTCGTCCGGCAGCGGAGGCAGAATGGGCTTTGTCCTGGACCGCTATGTCTACCCTACATTTGCTTCGGACTGGTTCAAGGGAGATTCGAATGCCAGAAGCGGGCTGCTCTGGATGCTGTATGTCCTGAATATCCTGATGTATGCCTGTATTCTCGTGCGGTTAATCGGTGGCATAAAAGCAAAACGGTATGCGGAAACCCCGCTGATTCTGGTCATTCTGGGGTTCATCGGATTCTATTTGTTATGGGAGATCAAATCCCGCTACATTTACCCGGTGTATCCGCTGCTGATCGTATTTTCCTATATGGGATTTAAGGACGTATATGATTATACGTTGGGAAAGAGGGGGGCTTAG
- a CDS encoding VOC family protein: MQYSLPVTKDWDEEMIVTPTLHFHGQCEEALGLYQQAFDIRIDFILHYNDANQRDWNIELSEEQKGYVYHAEAYIGEQRIMLADELELHPTDSTSLFLTVTFDTASQVKKAYEVLKAGGTIIHPLRSTTYSSCMVSLIDKFGFRWGLMTEQTGI; encoded by the coding sequence ATGCAGTATTCACTGCCGGTCACTAAAGATTGGGATGAAGAGATGATCGTAACACCTACGCTGCACTTTCATGGACAATGCGAAGAGGCACTCGGTCTATATCAGCAAGCCTTTGACATCAGAATTGACTTCATATTGCATTATAACGACGCGAACCAACGCGACTGGAATATCGAATTATCTGAAGAACAAAAAGGCTATGTGTATCATGCGGAGGCTTATATCGGGGAACAGCGCATTATGCTTGCCGATGAATTAGAGCTGCATCCAACGGATAGCACGTCTTTATTTCTTACGGTCACCTTTGATACCGCCAGCCAAGTAAAAAAAGCCTACGAAGTTTTGAAGGCCGGGGGGACAATCATTCATCCGTTGCGCAGTACGACATACAGCTCCTGTATGGTTTCACTTATTGATAAGTTTGGCTTTCGCTGGGGACTCATGACTGAACAGACCGGTATATAG